The Pan paniscus chromosome 2, NHGRI_mPanPan1-v2.0_pri, whole genome shotgun sequence genome contains the following window.
TCAGTCTCGCGCTCACCGCCCGGCTGAGGAGGTGAAAGTTTCTCCCCAGGAAGATAAACCGCAAAAGACAATATTGTGCATGATTTGCGCCTTTTctttggcattttctttctttcttctccccccacccactttttttttttttttttttttttttttttttttttttttttgcaaaaagcaGAGAGGGAAAAACGGAGAGTGAAGGAGCGAGGAGGCGAGcgtgagagaaaggagagagagagaaaagaaagggcgAGGGGCTAGTGGAGAAGTAAGGAGGGGCGCGCTGCGCGAGGCGGAGAGAGGGCGAAGCAGTCGCGGCACTGGCGCTCACATTCCTCTATGCTACAAATCCAGGAGgaagtttttttgggggggctgaGATGCTCCATGCCTTTCCCCGGGCAGCCTTGACGCGCGGCCCTCTCGGCAGAGACTGAGCGGCGAGAAAGTGCGAGCCGGGCCGGCAGAATCTGCCTGGCGGGCGCTGGAGCCTGCGTTACTCGCGGCCCGCAGCCGTCCGGCTACTTTGCGTTTGGCCCGGCCAGCGCCCGGGCGCGCCGCGCCATTGCCTGCAGGCTAGGACTTCGCGAGGTGGGTCgactccccctccctcctcctcttcttcctcctcttcctcctcctcttgttcctcctcctcctcccgatTTTCCCTCCTCGGCTGGCGAgggtggggggggcgggggaggCCGGGGCTCGCCCCGAGCAGCCACGATGCTCCTGGACGCCGGCCCCCAGTACCCAGCGATCGGCGTGACCACCTTTGGCGCGTCCCGCCACCACTCCGCGGGCGACGTGGCCGAAAGAGACGTGGGCCTGGGCATCAACCCGTTCGCCGACGGCATGGGCGCCTTCAAGCTCAACCCCAGTTCGCACGAGCTGGCTTCGGCCGGCCAGACGGCCTTCACGTCGCAGGCGCCAGGCTACGCGGCTGCTGCGGCCCTGGGCCATCACCATCACCCGGGCCACGTCGGCTCCTATTCCAGCGCAGCCTTCAACTCCACGCGGGACTTTCTGTTCCGCAACCGGGGTTTTGGCGACGCGGCGGCGGCAGCCAGCGCACAGCACAGCCTCTTTGCTGCATCGGCCGGGGGCTTCGGGGGCCCACACGGCCACACGGACGCCGCGGGCCACCTCCTCTTCCCCGGGCTTCACGAGCAGGCTGCCGGCCACGCGTCGCCTAACGTGGTCAACGGGCAGATGAGGCTCGGCTTCTCGGGGGACATGTACCCGCGACCGGAGCAGTACGGCCAGGTGACCAGCCCGCGTTCGGAGCACTATGCTGCGCCGCAGCTGCATGGCTACGGGCCCATGAACGTGAACATGGCCGCGCATCACGGCGCCGGCGCCTTCTTCCGCTACATGCGCCAACCCATCAAGCAAGAGCTCATCTGCAAGTGGATCGAGCCCGAGCAGCTGGCCAACCCCAAAAAGTCGTGCAACAAAACTTTCAGCACCATGCACGAGCTAGTTACGCACGTCACCGTGGAGCACGTAGGTGGCCCGGAGCAGAGTAATCacatctgcttctgggaggaGTGTCCGCGCGAGGGCAAGCCCTTCAAAGCCAAATACAAACTGGTTAACCACATCCGCGTGCACACGGGCGAGAAGCCCTttccctgccccttccctggcTGTGGCAAGGTCTTCGCGCGCTCCGAGAATTTAAAGATCCACAAAAGGACGCACACAGGTACGGAAACAGCTGTAGGACCCCTACCCATTCCCACTTGGGCCTGGGACCCAAACCGAAAGTCAGCGGCCAGGTCGCACAAACGCAGCCTCGGTGGGATCCCGGGCGTCAGGTTccggcaggcaggcagggaaagTGTGCGCTGATTTTTAGTTTCTGGCTTGAAAttatggaaaacacacacacacacacacacacacacacagggcggACGAGGAGGAGCTGggtatatagattttttaaatgagaaacaaaaaaggTCGGAGAACAGGAAGCCAAACCTGGTTTGGCGGAGACCTTGGTGCTTTCGAAGCCGGAGAAAGTGGCTGGCTCCCGGCAGCCGCGGAGGCGCCAGCTGCTCAGGCTGCAGACAAATCTAAACCCTTGCTTGCTGCCAACATCTCTCTCCGTGCACTTCACTGAGGACTTTGCCAAAGGAAAGAGCTGAGGAAATTGAGGAGGCCGGGTTAAGGGcgtagaaagaaacaaaacagagacagaaagaattgAGACAGAGTGGGGAAAGGAAATAATTTGGGATTGAGGAGGCTTTTGGAGCTTTATGCATATTTGAAGAGTTCAGTTTTAGTAGTGACTGGTTTTAAGAGTGGGTTTGAGGGGTGGAGAAAGTCCgaggaaggcaaggaagaacCTGTTGTCTATTAGACTCCATGAGGGTGTTTTCAAAACACCAGATTCCCCTCTTTggcctttaaaaataatcaagacaCAGGTCCggaacagttaaaaaaaaaaagttcccacgAGCTCAGTGTTGTAGCCTGGCATCAGGCAAAACATTCTGGGCCCCCCTGCCCCCAAGAGGCCGGGAATTGGGTCTCCTTTCCTATTCTGATTTTCCCGGGTGAGATCTGAGAACCATGCTTGAGACTTCGGGTTTAACGCCCGAGTCAGGGAAGAATTTGCGGCGTTGAGTTCTCTCCGGCCCAGATTACGCTATAAAATGTGAGTGTATGTAGGGAGTGGGGTGGGTTGGAGGAGGCGACCAGGGGATGCGGAGCGtcggggagggggcagggggaggagagAAAAGCAATAGGGCAGGAGAATAAGCCGCAAACGTGAAAACTAGAAACCAGGAGCCAGGTGGAAGCAATCCGAAATCGTGTGTAGCTGTGGGTAATACGAGTTTCCAGATCTGATGCTAAAAACCGACTCCTCctactattaatttttttaaacataaaaataaaatgtagatccAATTGTATTAGGGATTACAATAGAGTTAAGATATTTATAATTCCACTGCAGATGTAAGAATTTATTGACGTTCCGGGTTTTTAAGCTTGCAAAGTGCTAATCCTGGGCTGctggctttttgttttaatttttgtctatttgtttagtttttgaaaAACGGCCGcggtatttttttctaattagacCCCTCTCATTCTACTTTGGCACCAGGGGAGAAGCCCTTCAAGTGCGAGTTTGAGGGCTGTGACCGGCGCTTCGCTAACAGCAGCGACCGCAAGAagcacatgcacgtgcacacgaGCGACAAGCCCTATCTTTGCAAGATGTGCGACAAGTCCTACACGCATCCCAGTTCGCTGCGCAAACACATGAAGGTAATCGCCGCGCTCTCGTCGCCCCCTTTGAGGCAGGAGCTCTCTTGGCTCTCGGCTTGGGGTCGGGCGGCGAGTGGCAGACAGGCGGTGGCGGGAGCCAGAGGAAGCGGGAAGGCAAAGGTTCCACTCAGTGGAACTGGGCAGAGAAGGTAGGGCGGGACCTGGAAAAGGGGATGGGAATGTCCAaggctgttttaaatttttggtttaataataaaagttaaaagaggcGAGTATGAGCAAAGGCCGCCACTGAATTTGGCCCAGAGCTAGGGCTTTTGCAGGGGGTTGACGCTGCGGAAACTGCTGCCCTTGCAGCTGCCAGTGAGACGCAAGAGTTGGACTCCTGCGCCCAGGCCTGAGCTCTGGCTCACCTAAACATGGACAAGCAAAGTTCAGGGAAAGAAAGTGCAGTCTCTGGCCTCATATCCAGTCTCCCTCTTCCCAgacctatttttcttttgtgtgtcttGGGGACCCTGACTTTCCCAGGAGCACGGTTTCTGCCGGCCTGTGCAGAGAAATCAAGCCCAAAGTCCCGCTGATCGGGCCTCGCCTGTGTTCAGGGGGCTCCAAGGGGTCCAGGAGGAAGGGCACTCGCGGCCTTCGCCTCTCTAAGTCGGCCGCCGCACTGGCTCTTTATGTCCGTAAAAACGCGACTTTATTCCTGCAGGTCCACGAATCCTCCTCGCAGGGCTCGCAGCCTTCGCCGGCCGCCAGCTCTGGCTACGAATCCTCCACGCCTCCCACCATCGTGTCTCCCTCCACAGACAACCCGACCACAAGCTCCTTATCGCCCTCCTCCTCCGCAGTCCACCACACAGCCGGCCACAGTGCGCTCTCTTCCAATTTTAACGAATGGTACgtttaaaatcagaaacaaaacatCGAACAAAACCCTATTTAAGAGACTGATCACACACGTATACACAACATTACTGAAAGAACCCTGCGAATCAAAACAACCCCAACACAGACCCCgcaatccttttttaaaaaatctgccaATAGACCCAGGACGAGTAAGAGAGGAAGCatcaaccttttaaaaatttcctttcgctttcattatttttctttttttggcaaaGGCTTGGTACCCAAGGTGCGGTAGGGGGTCGAGGGGGAGGAGGCCACCTGACCAAATGCCGCCAACCCCGAGGGCCAGTTTCTTGTCGGATTGGTACGGGCTCTCTGGGGCTtcggcttctttttttctttgttttcttgtaaatacaGAATTATTAGCTTAAAACTGTACTGTTGAATTCTGTAAATAGTTATATCTCGGTTGGAGCGGGTGGGTGGGATTGTGGCGTTGTGGTCTTTGcattgggggaggggggagggaccggatgggcggggggagggggaggggtgggcgGCCGAAAGCCAACTGTTTGTACTGAATGGCAAGAATGTTCTAGTAAATGTGTACCAAAATGTGAATTACTTTGTACGATTACAGTCTCCACGTCGACCTAACCCAATATTATTGGTATTAATGTGCtttttttgtataaagtgcaaACATTTCGTCCCAAAGTCTAAGTACTTTAGTGCAGTAAAATGTTGTTTCACGTCCTGTCAAGAATTCGTATAGTACGAGCCTGGATCTGCGTGTCAAActgttccatttgtttatgtaaagtgatattaaaaaagatataaactatAACTGTCCGTTACTTTTGGCAAAAGATACAACCACATAATGTATATAATTCCTAGTTTCCATATTTATCCGCATGTAAAGGGCCGGTTTATCCATGTTACAGCTCTTCAATATTTATGGCTAGAAGAACTCGTATGTACACTTTAGTTTCCAGAACTGTTTGGTAACCTTTCGTACCTTATTAAAGATTCTTAAATCTCCGTGATTGTGGTAGGAATTTCTTCTTCACCCACCAGCAACCTGCTGCCTCTTCTGCCAGTCTTAAAGGGTCTCCAGAAAAGCTCTCCAGTCTCCCTTGCCTTCCCTTTCTGTCACTGCAGGTCGTATAAACGTGATAAATGAATGCTACCCTGCTGGCTCTCCGAGAGAGTGTAATTAGtatttatatcaaaatttatgaAACAAATTTTCGGCCGCAGTATAATTTAAATGACCTTTGCAGATGTAGAATAACAACCATAAAAATAACAGGAATAGATTGCACAGGCGACATCAATATTAATGTAGATGAATTGTCAGAAGCTCAGGGGCTCGCTCTGCAACATTGCAAATGAACTTGCAGCCGAGGGTTCCACTGCCCCCTAGATTAAATTCCCCGGGCTGAAACTGAGTTGCAGATTTAcaatatcatattttaaattgcTGTCTTCAATTAAACCATTTATGACCATAACTAATTTTCAGGATGTCGATGCATGCTTTTCCAGGCCTTCCTTCTTTGTACAAAAGTAAATGTCCATAAAGCGTTTCACTTATATTCTTCAAACATGAtgctaatttaaattaattacttCCTATGATATGTTATTATTcctatgattttgccactgttATTAGTTCTCTCAAAAATACATCTAGGGAAGAggattattttaagtaatttgattatctttctatctcttttatttatttctcatttacttAAGAAATTCGTTCCATTGGTTGGCATTGATACAGTAAATTTGTAAATGAGGAGACAATATAAAAAATCTAAATTACTTGTGCTTAATGACTGTAGCAGAATGCCTTTTCTCTAAATCAGATTGTCTTTCTTGCAGTTTAGTTTGATAGATTTGCAAGCTATGCTGCTTCCATGAAGTTAGCTGCGCTGGTAGGAACGCAGGCTTCTTTGTCTCTGGTTGTAGCTTGCATGATCGCCCCATTAGGCAG
Protein-coding sequences here:
- the ZIC1 gene encoding zinc finger protein ZIC 1, coding for MLLDAGPQYPAIGVTTFGASRHHSAGDVAERDVGLGINPFADGMGAFKLNPSSHELASAGQTAFTSQAPGYAAAAALGHHHHPGHVGSYSSAAFNSTRDFLFRNRGFGDAAAAASAQHSLFAASAGGFGGPHGHTDAAGHLLFPGLHEQAAGHASPNVVNGQMRLGFSGDMYPRPEQYGQVTSPRSEHYAAPQLHGYGPMNVNMAAHHGAGAFFRYMRQPIKQELICKWIEPEQLANPKKSCNKTFSTMHELVTHVTVEHVGGPEQSNHICFWEECPREGKPFKAKYKLVNHIRVHTGEKPFPCPFPGCGKVFARSENLKIHKRTHTGEKPFKCEFEGCDRRFANSSDRKKHMHVHTSDKPYLCKMCDKSYTHPSSLRKHMKVHESSSQGSQPSPAASSGYESSTPPTIVSPSTDNPTTSSLSPSSSAVHHTAGHSALSSNFNEWYV